DNA from Zerene cesonia ecotype Mississippi chromosome 29, Zerene_cesonia_1.1, whole genome shotgun sequence:
ATGAAGatgataaaatcatttatgttACTAATATGAAAGCTTGTTCttatatatgcaatatttatcaagtacactatattaaaaaatctaaataaacaatgatcaCTAAGTTGTTCAGACTTTTACAATTAACAGGTGATTGGTATTCGAAAGTGATAAGTTGGGGGTTTGAGGCAAAGCCTGCGGGAAATAGATTTTGGCAATTTCTGTGCACATGAGGAtagcatcaccactgctcaaaacggtgaaggaaaacagtGGGTACATGTAGGGGTGGATGATGATAttattgatgatgatgatgatgatgataatgatgaataaGAATACTTACAATCTCTCCATATAGCCGATCAAGAACCTCAACCCTGTCAGTGATATTTGGTACAGGTGGTGGGTTTTTTGGGGGACGCGGCGCAAGATGCAATTGCCTCACGTAAGCTATGAGTATTGGGGACTCGGCCGGGATGCTGGCCAGTTCATAGTCCTGTGACATGTTAAGACGGAACTGTTGGGCGCCCATAGCTGAAAACATACTTTAttgtagtattaaataaacataattaagctttatttttgaaatacattGAGCGTTATATAGGCATCCACAAAATTTTCGAATGAGATTAATTAGCAAAGAAAGCCTATCACACGATAACTTTAACTAACTTAGTGAAGGAACAAgttcataaatacaaaagcgGTTAGTTAAATTCTGAATACcctaaaaatctaaaaaaaggTCCAGTTACATTAActcaaatttttatactatattatgacatttttctctatttttaaTCCATTCAACAAAGTTAAAGTTCACAGTCCCCTTACCAACAGTATCCATATAAATTAGCAGCATCGTCATCACGGTAACAAATGTCAGTACAAACAAAATAGCAGGCAGGAGCTTTCTATACAGCTCATTGGGAGGTGTCTTTGTTAGTGACGGTATACTGAATCTGTTTGTTGTCGGCACTGGGGTGATGGGAACGGTTGTGGTTTTCGGAAGTGGTCTTGGAACATCTTTCGGTTTATCCACTGGCTCCGGTGGTGCTTCAGGTAGCGGGTTTTCCTGTATTTTCTAAACAAAGTGTTCATTGGTAATTTGACTTAAAAACATGGTTTTAAGATGGATTACAATTTGCTCCTTTGTATATAcagcttatttatatttatttatgcatgtTATTGAGTTTCTAAcctttagtttaattaattaaattaatttatgaagacTGGAACCTCATTTTTTTGCTTACTAGAAGTATTCACAAATAGTTTAAGACAATCAttaaaagaatgaaataaatagtttgaatttgaattgtaGATTATCCATACCAACTGTTctatttaaacattcaattaaattggttcagcattattttgatatatagaCCTTCAATCAAAAATTTGTTTGATGTTTTGTATATCTAGGTATTTTGAGTGCTGTATTataagaaatgaataaattaacctCAGTGTATTGAGATTAAAAAAGCTAAACAAGCTAAgcttattaaagtttatatggCTGATTTGacctatattaaaaactgtcAGGATAAAGCCACTAAAGTATACATTTTCTTGATGTCATTCATCAGTCATTACTAATGAGTAATTGCATAGCTAACCAAGTTGTTATATAAAGGTGTATTATaagattcaattaattaaatttagattttattgtattaagtcTCTCAACCTATTTTTAGCTACTAGCTctatgtaacaataaaattctgGTAATGCTAGGCTTAAAACCAGCCCAATAATCTGAGCAAAACGAAAAATGGTTGAATTCTTTTTTGTGAACATGATAAtagtacaattaattaattaatttcacaaatattttttctagttCACTTTCAATGATccataattaaaagtaatccCCTAGTAATATTCTAgccctatgtatgtatttgtagTAATTATACAATCCTTTAATAGATGttctttgttaatattttatatatcaattctaaaaaacaacaataataccTCTAATGTACACACAGCTTAccatattttaagtttatttcgAGTACACTAGAATTTTTTCATAGTTCAAGCCAAAAAAAGAGCAGACGGCGATGACAACAACTGTTCcaggaagtttttttttgacacATTGGCTAGGGATGCAAACACGGACTAAACAAAGCGCTTcataatgttatgaataaaaactttttgctACTTACTTTTTCCGCCAttgttcttatttaaaaataagtgattcgaaataatctaaataaagaaacgcatttaaaacaaacacaagcTAACTTTTCACTGCTGTATAACttgacaaatttaattctataataattgaGAGTAAAAGTTTTCAATGAATTCCGTAACTGTTAACAATTTGTGTTCATCGTTGAAAGTAATGCAAACAATTatctagaaaataaataaattaaaaaaggtgaACAGCCAAAATACAGGTGTGAGGTAAACTTTATATACCCAACGTGAGTCACCGCTTTGTGACATACTGAAATGAATGTTGCCACTTTTCACCTTAGTTTGTTTACACCTGTTTACCTGCGATATGTTACTAGAGCAAAGttttacaaagaaataattaaatgtttatctgattacaatttaacatttaatacaaatattcttGTGGACCGAAAAGCAATGAattatcatttgaaataagttttacatattgtataatttaaaccaTGATTAAAGTTACAAGAAATACAGACCCCTAGACACTGTGAGTcacgtaaaaataatatttgtgtactTTATCCAGTAGGTCTGAATTTGTGAAAAAATGTGGACACTCaactatgaattaaataaaacacgcaATTTAgggaaaattgtttaatttatttttataagtacaatTAAAGTAACAGCAATTCATCTTTCAAGTTTACATTCAACCgatttatacaaaatgtaattacaaaaGACTATGcgtatattacttattaagtATGTACAATAGCAATTGTGTGAATCCTTTTTACTATCAATCAAATTACAGCAATTATTGACAATTAACGCAATAGTATTTACTTAGTAATTGTAGTCACGCGCGTAATAACCCTCTTTGTATAATgtctatgaaatattatagatttaaaattttaagatgagggtaaaatgtttacatactaataatttatttcattttgttttatctttaacaataataatttaagataagTAAACATATACTTTTTTGAACAATAAGggaaataaacattgaaaaaataaagcttCCACAAAACCGATTTTTGGactttttactaataaaaaaataaaataaaatgcgcACATTCACAATTAGACGAGAAAGATtacgattaaaatttattgaacagTATCCAAGTATCCAAATGACCGAggatcttaattatttatagatctaattcaaacatatatattatatattatgtttattgttgtaAATTCACTctctattgtttaataaaactataaagaaAGGGACAGTTTTTACATATTGCAGTCATATTTAAAAGGCTTTTTTCGAAAGTAAAGGCGAGGCTTACTTTAagaatttgttaattgttgCTATGAATATGGATATGGGTATAATAACTgtgtattaaaagaaaacttaattattctTAAGGCAAATGGCACTCTTTTAATctgaagtattattattattttcaaccaaCTACACAAAAGTATGGAATGTTTGGTATTGAAGTATGTGTGTTGAAGCTTGACTTGTCTGTGAGTGTGTGTCGTGCTTGTCTGTCTGTTTTTGTCAAAAAGGTAAATAGTCGGGCATGTTCTTAGCTGTGATtgataagaatcggtcaaatATAGCCATCGAAAGGACTTCACAAGTAGCATACTAACtatgacaaattttaaaatcaagaCATCCGCTAGCATTAATTTTTTCCTGATTTAAAACACGTTTTCACTGGACTTTTATATTTGATGGccttttgtatatatattatagttacaaaacattgtaaatttttctctaaaacataatatttcaataatatgaagtacataatataatcatttgaaatttatacacatttcTTAATTTCATACGAAGATTACAGGTGCTTTCATCATTGCAATTTGCAACACATTAGCATTGCGTCAAAAGAATATCGCCATATGACGTTTAATTGACCAATAGCAACACGGTAATTATCCCGCTCAAAGGCGGGCCCTTCCGCCTTTATACAGAAACACGGACATTTCTcagaacaaaaatatataatttgataattagcTTAGACTTTTCcttgatttcaataaaaaaaattgtaagcaTTTGTGTTTCGCAATTACCTATTGCTAATATACaagtttatattgaaataaataaataatatctgatTGTGATCCACTTTCGATGATCGTGTATCATCTAAAATACATgaggtaaaaatttatattaatataaataaatagacgtATGCCTGAACAATAttctaaaaaacaatttttttttttgttgagaaAATGCAAGTAACGAATTGtagtaaaattgaaaataagttACCACTAGTcctaattagaaaaaattcattgcaacgaaaatattgtttaaattaatataaattgtatttaaaaatagtttgtgccattttaataaagaatattaacTAAATCAGTTCAATTTATGTTTCAAAACGCCCAATGCAGATaccttatatttattgagataGCTAAAACCATGATTACATAATTCCATTAGCTTTGAATAATATGCTATGTTTAGCTTTCGACCATCAGTGGGTAACAGCATGcagttattaatttcttctcgagtttaagaaacaaataaagagaTGTAActgcattaaaatgtttatactttttcattcgaaattaatataaaacactattAACTAAggaatataacatatatgaaCAGAAATTATACGATACACATTATATATCCGGTTGTgcgtaatttatattgaatataatattcattgactataaaattatttattattttttgaacatCTCGgacaatttaacattattatcaaaaatccacacaatttaaataatacgataaaaaaaGATACACCGTTATTTCTCATTAAGTAACATATTTGATTGTTATCTTTTTGTAggcatataatattgtatatttatatataattataataatagtatcaAACACATTCTAAAAAGTATGAATatctatatcatattatatgcattctatgcgctttaaatataatattcaattaagttATCTATCTTCACGTTCTCTaatgagaaatatatatttataatataattaaaatttattattgtcttaATTACAGAGTTTATTGTCAAAATTACAACAGTCATAAGTTAATTATTCCAACATAATAAAGTACGTAGATAAAAATTCGAAAACATTTCTATATTCTATAACagtaaagttatattattgtcaAGCACTCCCGCACTTAATTTaagagtaattttttttatctattattgtcaatattacatagtttaatataatttcagaacgtttattcattatcataTCGGAATCAATtccatataattattcaacaaTTGATAAAATCCTAAAGAAAATgttgcaatttttattaaatagtataatgatttattattgtctTCGTTTAATTATTCGTCTCTATCACTCGTATGCAACTAGAGAGAGAAAGCAATAATGCAATTCGTTTCTTATTTATGTCTTACGCTATGAATAAAATCTCTAAATAGATCTACAAACTTCAAATAAgtctaaaatttaaagata
Protein-coding regions in this window:
- the LOC119837986 gene encoding protein Star: MAEKKIQENPLPEAPPEPVDKPKDVPRPLPKTTTVPITPVPTTNRFSIPSLTKTPPNELYRKLLPAILFVLTFVTVMTMLLIYMDTVAMGAQQFRLNMSQDYELASIPAESPILIAYVRQLHLAPRPPKNPPPVPNITDRVEVLDRLYGEIYNGTFVEILPQGDREPTTSYLEMVRGWKGVAVRAAPRDFLSLRGAASALHACLSPTAHPREVSYQEPEGGGSLFSSRVLCLPLHTLLLAAGVTRPHYALLAGRSVPAALRRLPASAALQEAINVEHVLNFTYFALKMRTR